In the genome of Bradyrhizobium sp. CIAT3101, one region contains:
- a CDS encoding antibiotic biosynthesis monooxygenase family protein encodes MSEIKATPSRRAVVATGISAGVLLAAQSVPSYSQNRSSKMEATIRTGSDVATLVNVFTVEPDNQQKLVQLLKEGTETFFSKQPGFISSSVHASKEGGRAINYSQWRSAGDIESFRKDPKFAPYIQRLAAIAKAETILCEVVEVNHA; translated from the coding sequence ATGTCAGAGATCAAAGCCACGCCATCGCGTCGTGCGGTCGTTGCCACCGGCATCAGTGCCGGCGTCCTGTTGGCCGCTCAAAGCGTCCCGTCCTACAGCCAGAACAGGAGTTCGAAAATGGAAGCCACCATTCGCACCGGCAGCGACGTCGCCACCCTCGTCAACGTCTTCACGGTCGAGCCGGACAACCAGCAGAAGCTGGTCCAGCTCCTGAAGGAAGGTACCGAGACCTTCTTCAGCAAGCAGCCCGGATTCATCTCCTCCAGCGTCCATGCCAGCAAGGAAGGCGGCCGCGCCATCAATTACTCGCAATGGCGCAGCGCCGGCGATATCGAGAGTTTCCGCAAGGATCCGAAATTCGCGCCGTACATCCAGCGCCTTGCCGCGATCGCGAAGGCCGAGACGATCCTGTGCGAGGTCGTCGAGGTCAATCATGCCTGA